Genomic window (Aquimarina sp. BL5):
CACAGTTTCCCTAAATTTAATGATATTACTTAACCCATTACTTCCTCTATAATGATATGGATAAACTTGCTTTGGCTTAAACTCCAAAACGGCGTCTGCTGCGCTTTCGACAGTCATGGTATAAGGAAGATTCATGCAGACAAAAGCTTTGTCAATATTTTTGAGTGCTCTCATTTCAGGAATATCCTCTGTGTCTCCAGAGAAGTATAAGCGTTCGTTCCCTAAGGTAATTACATATCCATTACCACGTCCTTTATCGTGAAACTTCAATGCTTCTTCTCTTAAATTATACATAGGTATGGCTTCGATTGATATTCCTTCTACATCTTTTACTTCTCCATTATTAATAATAACTAATTGTTTTGTGTAACGAGCCGGAAGCCTTTCTGCAACTGCTTGCGGTACTACTAATTTTGATTTCTCAAGGTCAAGACTGTCCAAAGTTTCAATATTCATATGATCTCCATGTATATCCGTTATAAGCACTATATCAGGAATTTTTTGGTTTTTAAAAGCTTTTGCACCACCAGTCGGGTCTATATAAATTGTCTTCTCCTTATATTCTAATACTGCTGTAGCGTGTGTGATCGGAATAATTTTTAAATCAGAAATCGGTTTTTCTGTGGATTTATCCGTAGAGGCAGTTTCTTGGTTTTCTGTATTGGTAGTTGTTTCTTCTTTTTTAGTATCCTTACAGCTAATGATAAAAAGCGAAATTCCTAAAAGGAATAGGGTATGTGACTTCATTGTATTTGGTTTTAGTTACGTTAACAAGGTATAAAACGACTATAAAACCAGAAACATTTTAATGTAAGATTAACTATCCATCCATAACTTAATGGCCATGGCAATTACCATAATAAGGAGGAAGACTTTTACGATACCATCTCCTTTTTTTACAGACCATCTACTAGCTATCCAGCCACCTGAAGCATTTCCAAAAGCTAAAA
Coding sequences:
- a CDS encoding MBL fold metallo-hydrolase; protein product: MKSHTLFLLGISLFIISCKDTKKEETTTNTENQETASTDKSTEKPISDLKIIPITHATAVLEYKEKTIYIDPTGGAKAFKNQKIPDIVLITDIHGDHMNIETLDSLDLEKSKLVVPQAVAERLPARYTKQLVIINNGEVKDVEGISIEAIPMYNLREEALKFHDKGRGNGYVITLGNERLYFSGDTEDIPEMRALKNIDKAFVCMNLPYTMTVESAADAVLEFKPKQVYPYHYRGSNGLSNIIKFRETVNKGDSKIEVVQLNWYPTMK